A portion of the Pseudomonas sp. GR 6-02 genome contains these proteins:
- a CDS encoding LysR family transcriptional regulator has product MDSLRAMHCFVRAIELGSLSSAARELGSTQPTVSKLVAALEKQLGARLLIRGTTGLTPTEQGKRFYERAKGVLEEYGEAVADVRGLTERPEGFLRVNAPVSLGVLRLNVLLLSFMEQYPAIEVELILNDRFVDLTEENVDLALRLGGSLPPNAVARRIATSPRYLVAAPEYLRNHSPLNSPADLSEHNFLRFAWLTAGDRLELNGPHGEQISVTTQGRYRTNSSLAIRDGLLQGAGLCITPAWLVSDLLENGQLVRVLPDWSGPPNDAFLIYPERRYRPLRTRLLMQYLAERVGQLPGFLP; this is encoded by the coding sequence ATGGACAGTCTTAGAGCGATGCACTGTTTTGTCCGCGCCATTGAGCTCGGAAGCCTGTCATCTGCCGCGCGTGAGTTAGGCAGCACTCAGCCCACCGTCAGCAAACTGGTCGCGGCCCTGGAAAAGCAATTGGGAGCCCGTTTGTTGATTCGTGGCACCACCGGGTTGACGCCTACCGAACAGGGAAAGCGTTTCTACGAGCGTGCCAAAGGCGTGCTGGAAGAGTACGGCGAGGCCGTTGCGGATGTGCGTGGTCTGACCGAACGCCCCGAAGGTTTTCTGCGCGTCAACGCTCCGGTCAGCCTCGGTGTGTTGCGGTTGAATGTGTTGCTGTTGTCGTTCATGGAGCAGTACCCGGCTATTGAAGTGGAGCTGATCCTCAATGATCGTTTCGTCGATCTCACTGAGGAAAACGTCGACCTGGCCCTGCGCCTGGGGGGCAGCCTGCCGCCGAACGCCGTTGCCCGACGCATAGCGACTTCACCGCGCTATCTGGTGGCCGCACCGGAATACCTGCGCAACCATTCCCCATTGAACAGCCCGGCGGACTTGAGCGAGCACAACTTCCTGCGTTTTGCGTGGTTGACCGCGGGCGACCGTCTGGAGCTCAACGGCCCCCATGGTGAGCAAATCAGTGTCACGACTCAGGGGCGCTATCGAACCAACAGCTCATTGGCCATTCGCGACGGTCTTCTGCAGGGTGCGGGGCTGTGTATCACGCCGGCCTGGCTGGTCAGCGACCTGCTTGAAAACGGGCAGTTGGTCCGGGTGCTGCCCGACTGGAGCGGCCCACCGAACGACGCTTTTCTGATCTATCCCGAACGCCGCTACCGCCCGCTGCGCACGCGTTTATTGATGCAGTATCTGGCCGAACGGGTAGGGCAGTTGCCTGGTTTCTTGCCTTGA
- a CDS encoding SGNH/GDSL hydrolase family protein, whose product MKAFHSRIPLPLALTALLAASPVMAAENWVTTWMASPQPTWGNELPLPTRIPEALTDSTLHQRVRISSGGSRLRVVVSNEYGKQPLVIGAARIAFTEGVDQIRPGSRHTLKFSDQGQVTLAAGETRISDPIDLAVPALSELAIALYLPQHTPLTTFHWDGKQTAFIAPGKHVDAQRLEGSEQVEARLFLSDILVDAPLDTRALVVLGDSITDGNGSTLDSNRRWPDFLAQRLAAQRLAVLNAGISGARLLEDGMGVSALARFKRDVLGKPGVKTVIVMLGINDISWPGSSFAPNEHLPAKEQLIAGYRQLIDQARLNNIRIIGTTLMPVEGALDGTIVKNYHSAEKEQLRQAINDWIRSSHAFDSVIDFDLMTRDPEHPSRLLPTIDSGDHLHPGDTGNKAMAENIDLKTLI is encoded by the coding sequence ATGAAAGCCTTTCACTCGAGAATACCGTTACCTCTTGCCTTGACTGCCCTGCTTGCCGCAAGCCCTGTCATGGCGGCGGAAAACTGGGTCACCACCTGGATGGCCAGCCCTCAACCCACCTGGGGCAACGAACTGCCACTGCCCACGCGAATTCCGGAAGCGCTGACCGATAGCACCCTTCACCAGAGGGTGCGCATCAGCAGCGGCGGAAGCCGGTTACGGGTGGTGGTTTCCAACGAATATGGCAAGCAACCGCTGGTCATCGGTGCCGCGCGTATCGCCTTCACTGAGGGCGTCGATCAGATTCGCCCAGGCTCCAGGCACACGCTGAAGTTCAGTGATCAGGGACAGGTCACCCTCGCTGCGGGTGAAACGCGGATCAGTGATCCGATAGATCTGGCAGTGCCGGCACTCAGTGAGCTGGCGATCGCTCTTTATCTGCCGCAGCACACGCCGTTGACAACCTTCCACTGGGATGGCAAACAAACCGCATTTATCGCCCCCGGAAAACACGTCGATGCTCAGCGACTGGAAGGCAGCGAGCAGGTGGAGGCGCGGCTGTTTCTCAGCGACATCCTGGTGGATGCACCGCTCGACACCCGTGCCCTTGTGGTGCTCGGCGACTCGATTACCGATGGCAATGGCTCGACCCTGGACAGCAATCGACGCTGGCCGGACTTCCTCGCTCAACGCTTGGCCGCGCAGAGGCTCGCGGTGCTCAACGCTGGGATATCCGGGGCTCGCCTGCTCGAAGATGGCATGGGTGTCAGTGCACTGGCGCGTTTCAAGCGCGATGTGCTGGGCAAGCCCGGAGTCAAAACGGTGATTGTGATGCTCGGCATCAATGACATCAGTTGGCCGGGCTCCTCCTTCGCTCCGAACGAACACCTGCCAGCCAAGGAACAGTTGATCGCGGGCTATCGGCAACTGATCGATCAAGCGCGCCTGAACAACATTCGCATCATTGGAACAACCCTGATGCCGGTCGAAGGCGCCCTGGATGGAACGATCGTGAAGAACTATCACAGCGCCGAGAAAGAACAACTGCGCCAGGCCATTAATGACTGGATACGTAGCAGCCACGCATTCGATTCCGTGATCGACTTCGATCTAATGACCCGCGACCCTGAACACCCAAGTCGCTTACTGCCGACTATCGACTCCGGCGACCACTTGCATCCCGGCGATACCGGCAACAAGGCGATGGCCGAGAATATCGACCTGAAAACGCTGATCTAG
- a CDS encoding sensor domain-containing diguanylate cyclase, which produces MENRSEDNTRHSPLQPRRLPATAISVVFMALVTLSILSIYWLQAAQSKAYELSQAKLVSGNLTWSMAQQATDTFDEANLILDELIDRIKDNPSAQQLDKTQKLLKRRVFTTEQLHGLFYYDENGNWILTSFDSKPEAPNNADRDYFIFHKNNVTLSPRIGRAIRSRTTGEWIIPLSRRINDSEGHFKGVVLATIKMAYFDKFFSTFSIDRKGAIFLALPDGTIIARRPFAEEFIGASLAKGEIFSIYLPKSPADTVMIKSIIDGVDRLFGYRLLQKYPLVVAAANSREAIFAEWKTGTIKMALMIGAVLLVNLLVGLLLIKKIRYGVSVENHLKQTRAALEKLVLQDALTGLANRRHLENSLQQEWLRAVRHHSPISLIMLDIDYFKSFNDQYGHIAGDHCIASVAQAIAQCIHRPSDLAARYGGEEFAVLLPDTDAEGAYSIAEDIRLAVLNLAIAHDGNPAKSVTVSLGVYTCVPEAAEYKHLLTQADSALYRAKRSGRNQTACLSLIEAG; this is translated from the coding sequence GTGGAAAACCGCTCCGAAGACAATACCCGCCACTCCCCTTTGCAGCCGAGAAGACTGCCGGCAACAGCGATCTCCGTCGTGTTCATGGCTTTAGTCACCCTCTCGATACTGAGTATTTACTGGCTTCAAGCCGCCCAAAGTAAAGCCTATGAACTCTCACAAGCAAAACTGGTATCAGGCAATTTGACGTGGTCGATGGCCCAACAAGCGACTGACACGTTTGATGAAGCCAACCTGATCCTGGATGAACTGATCGACAGAATAAAAGACAACCCAAGTGCCCAACAGCTCGATAAAACGCAAAAACTGCTTAAGCGCAGAGTCTTTACCACCGAACAGTTGCACGGCCTTTTTTACTATGATGAAAACGGCAACTGGATCCTGACTTCGTTCGATTCGAAACCTGAAGCGCCCAACAATGCCGATCGTGATTACTTCATCTTTCACAAAAACAACGTAACCCTGTCGCCTCGCATCGGCCGGGCCATCCGCAGCCGCACGACCGGCGAATGGATTATTCCTCTTTCCCGACGAATCAACGATAGCGAGGGCCATTTTAAGGGTGTCGTGCTGGCCACGATCAAAATGGCCTACTTTGACAAGTTCTTCTCAACGTTCTCCATTGACCGCAAAGGCGCCATTTTCCTGGCCCTTCCCGACGGAACGATAATCGCCAGGCGGCCATTTGCTGAAGAGTTCATCGGTGCGTCGCTAGCCAAAGGGGAAATATTTTCCATCTATTTACCCAAGTCTCCGGCTGATACCGTCATGATCAAATCGATTATCGACGGCGTTGATCGACTCTTCGGCTACAGGTTGCTTCAAAAATATCCGCTGGTCGTCGCTGCCGCCAATTCACGGGAAGCCATTTTTGCCGAGTGGAAAACCGGAACAATCAAGATGGCATTGATGATTGGCGCAGTGCTGCTGGTCAACCTTCTTGTCGGCCTCTTGCTCATCAAGAAAATACGTTACGGCGTCTCCGTAGAAAATCATTTGAAGCAGACCCGGGCAGCCCTGGAAAAACTGGTATTGCAAGATGCCCTCACCGGACTTGCAAACCGACGCCACCTCGAAAACAGCTTGCAGCAGGAATGGCTTCGCGCGGTAAGACATCACTCTCCGATCAGTTTGATAATGCTCGACATTGATTATTTCAAAAGCTTCAACGATCAATACGGGCACATTGCCGGCGACCATTGCATCGCTTCCGTTGCGCAGGCAATCGCGCAATGCATTCACAGGCCATCCGATTTAGCCGCGCGGTACGGTGGCGAAGAGTTTGCGGTATTACTACCCGATACAGATGCCGAAGGTGCCTACTCCATTGCCGAAGACATCAGGCTCGCGGTGCTGAACCTTGCTATTGCACACGATGGCAACCCGGCCAAGAGTGTGACCGTCAGTTTAGGGGTTTATACCTGCGTGCCGGAGGCTGCCGAATATAAGCACCTGCTGACACAGGCGGACTCGGCACTGTACCGGGCGAAACGCTCAGGCCGGAATCAGACTGCCTGCTTGTCTTTGATCGAGGCCGGATAA
- a CDS encoding sugar phosphate isomerase/epimerase family protein: MREFLVFQSLWAMQDHHGQCELALEAQLEKIAAAGFDGITDHFWVANHAARLHAAAKAQGLQIEGQVFPRTVDDLAAAIDVASRYGCHHLTLQADVRPRTLAQAIQLIEGWQRLAEQVDFPILLETHRYRLTSDLLFTLDILAQMPDLKLLADLSHYVVGRELPEPAAAEDDEQIQTILRNSWGFHGRVANSEQVQVPLSFAQHRPWLERFLGWWRYGIENWLARPDTPSSLSFTCELGPPPYAITGADGRDITDRWAEALMLKELMREVWDECRERSC; the protein is encoded by the coding sequence ATGCGTGAATTCCTGGTCTTCCAGTCCCTTTGGGCCATGCAAGATCACCATGGCCAATGCGAACTTGCGTTGGAAGCGCAACTGGAGAAAATCGCTGCCGCCGGTTTCGACGGAATCACTGACCATTTCTGGGTGGCGAACCATGCCGCACGCTTGCATGCCGCCGCCAAGGCGCAGGGCCTGCAAATCGAAGGTCAGGTGTTCCCCCGCACCGTGGATGATCTGGCGGCAGCGATCGACGTCGCGTCCCGCTACGGCTGCCACCATCTCACGCTGCAAGCCGACGTCCGGCCACGCACGCTGGCGCAAGCCATCCAGTTGATCGAGGGGTGGCAGCGACTGGCCGAGCAGGTGGACTTTCCGATCCTGCTGGAAACCCACCGTTATCGCCTCACCAGTGACCTGTTGTTCACCCTCGACATTCTCGCGCAAATGCCCGATCTCAAACTGTTGGCCGACTTGTCCCACTATGTCGTGGGCCGCGAACTGCCGGAGCCGGCCGCGGCCGAAGACGACGAACAGATCCAGACCATTCTGCGCAATAGTTGGGGGTTTCACGGCCGTGTCGCCAACAGCGAACAGGTCCAGGTGCCTTTGAGTTTCGCCCAGCATCGACCTTGGCTGGAGCGTTTCCTGGGCTGGTGGCGCTATGGGATCGAGAACTGGCTGGCCCGACCGGACACGCCCAGCAGCCTATCCTTCACCTGTGAACTCGGCCCGCCACCCTATGCCATCACCGGGGCCGACGGACGCGACATCACCGACCGCTGGGCCGAGGCGTTGATGCTTAAGGAATTGATGCGTGAGGTCTGGGATGAGTGTCGGGAACGGTCTTGCTGA
- a CDS encoding NAD(P)/FAD-dependent oxidoreductase: protein MSPANAPLVIVGAGHAGGRAALTLRDEGYSGRLILIGDEFHPPYERPPLSKGLLQGTVDLAGYSLCNSARLAELGIEHLAGNPVKGLDPQRHRLQLADGSWLHYARLLLATGGCSRKLACVPEHLRNVLYLRSHDEALALRASLRPDTRLVIIGGGFIGLEVAATARALGCAVTLLEAGPRLAGRVLPGRLSSVLLELHRSQGVDVRLNVAIEAVQGTTHVESVQLVDGQLLPCDLVVVGIGMQPNTELAMAAGLEVGQGIRVDAQLRTSAPDIFAAGDVCEFRLHPQGGFQRQETWRNAETQGRHAALNLLGGELPFEIIPGFWSDQYDWGLQTVGVIANTEPTASRTTPGGGFLLFFLDDEQRLQGACGWGRGNSVAKDIKLCERLIASHNPLSVEALADAEVSLKQLLRS from the coding sequence ATGAGTCCTGCCAATGCTCCACTGGTCATTGTTGGCGCCGGGCATGCCGGTGGCCGCGCGGCCCTGACCCTGCGCGACGAAGGTTATAGCGGTCGCCTGATCCTGATAGGCGACGAGTTTCACCCGCCTTATGAACGTCCGCCGCTGTCCAAAGGGTTGCTGCAGGGCACGGTCGATCTGGCGGGCTACAGCCTGTGCAATAGCGCTCGGCTCGCTGAACTGGGCATCGAACACCTGGCCGGTAACCCGGTAAAAGGCCTGGACCCGCAACGGCATCGTCTGCAATTGGCCGACGGCAGCTGGCTGCATTACGCCCGGCTGTTGCTGGCGACGGGAGGGTGCTCGCGCAAGCTTGCCTGTGTGCCCGAGCATCTGCGCAATGTGCTTTATCTGCGTAGCCATGACGAGGCACTGGCACTGCGCGCTTCGTTGCGGCCCGACACGCGACTGGTGATCATCGGCGGTGGCTTCATCGGCCTCGAAGTCGCAGCCACCGCCCGAGCCTTGGGTTGCGCGGTGACCTTGCTCGAAGCCGGGCCGCGCCTGGCGGGACGGGTGTTGCCGGGACGGTTGTCCAGCGTTCTGTTGGAATTGCATCGCAGCCAGGGCGTGGATGTCCGACTGAACGTGGCCATTGAAGCAGTGCAGGGCACTACTCATGTTGAATCCGTGCAACTGGTCGACGGCCAACTGCTGCCCTGTGATCTGGTGGTGGTAGGCATCGGCATGCAACCCAACACCGAGTTGGCCATGGCTGCCGGGCTTGAGGTCGGCCAAGGCATTCGCGTCGATGCCCAATTGCGCACCAGCGCGCCGGACATCTTTGCGGCAGGGGATGTCTGTGAATTTCGGTTGCACCCGCAAGGCGGTTTCCAGCGTCAGGAAACCTGGCGCAACGCCGAAACCCAGGGCCGCCACGCCGCCCTGAATCTGCTGGGCGGCGAGCTGCCTTTCGAAATCATTCCCGGTTTCTGGTCCGACCAGTACGACTGGGGATTGCAGACCGTGGGTGTGATCGCAAACACAGAACCCACGGCGAGCCGGACAACCCCGGGCGGCGGTTTCCTGTTGTTCTTCCTCGATGACGAACAACGTCTGCAAGGCGCTTGCGGCTGGGGCCGGGGCAATAGCGTCGCCAAGGACATCAAGTTGTGCGAACGACTGATCGCTTCGCATAACCCCCTCTCGGTAGAGGCTCTGGCCGACGCCGAAGTATCGCTCAAACAACTGCTGAGGAGCTGA
- a CDS encoding MocE family 2Fe-2S type ferredoxin translates to MTDQWIDVCAVGDINEEDVIRFDHGPHTYAVYRSANSEFFATAGLCTHESIHLADGLVMEHVIECPKHNGRFDYRSGKALGAPVCVNLKTYEVRVEAGRVLLAITV, encoded by the coding sequence ATGACCGATCAATGGATCGATGTATGTGCCGTGGGCGATATCAACGAAGAAGACGTCATTCGTTTCGACCATGGCCCGCACACCTATGCCGTCTACCGCTCTGCCAACAGCGAGTTTTTCGCCACGGCGGGCCTATGCACCCACGAGTCCATTCACCTCGCCGATGGCCTGGTGATGGAGCACGTCATCGAGTGCCCCAAACACAACGGGCGTTTCGACTACCGCTCCGGCAAAGCCCTCGGCGCACCGGTGTGCGTCAACCTCAAGACCTATGAAGTCCGGGTCGAGGCGGGGCGTGTGTTGCTCGCCATCACGGTTTAA
- a CDS encoding fatty acid desaturase family protein yields the protein MPEHNAAFEKTDKPVPRDYRLTGPEAARAAQKGLVSATWYQSPISRKRMKELMQRRDGPALRDTAIWLSAMAVTGFGGYWFWGSWACVPFFFVYGLLYGTASNARWHETGHGTAFKTRWMNDAVYQLSSFMFMFEPQVWRWSHARHHTDTIIVGRDPEIVEPRPPSLIMMVLSLFRMPYALKTMGSVCRHAVGRMGEEEQTFIPESEWPKVTRDARVWLAIYGLTVGTALFLQSWLPLMFIGLPTLYGGWLSYLFGLSQHVGLAEDVLDHRSNCRTIYMNRLLRFLYLDMNYHLEHHMYPMVPFHALAQLHEEIRRDCPPPYGSLSEAFKEIIPTIWRQRKDPSHFVCRPLPQRAASASTVQAEPEVTPA from the coding sequence ATGCCCGAACACAACGCAGCCTTTGAAAAAACCGATAAACCCGTGCCAAGGGATTATCGATTGACCGGTCCCGAAGCCGCCCGAGCGGCGCAAAAAGGTTTGGTATCGGCAACGTGGTACCAATCGCCCATCTCCCGCAAACGCATGAAAGAATTGATGCAGCGTCGCGATGGCCCGGCCCTGCGTGATACCGCCATCTGGCTGTCGGCGATGGCTGTGACCGGCTTCGGTGGCTACTGGTTCTGGGGCTCCTGGGCCTGCGTTCCGTTCTTCTTCGTCTATGGGCTGCTCTATGGCACCGCGTCCAATGCCCGTTGGCACGAAACGGGTCACGGTACGGCGTTCAAGACCCGCTGGATGAATGATGCGGTCTACCAGCTGTCGAGCTTCATGTTCATGTTTGAACCCCAGGTCTGGCGCTGGAGCCATGCGCGGCATCACACCGACACCATCATCGTTGGTCGCGATCCGGAAATCGTCGAGCCGCGTCCACCGAGTCTGATCATGATGGTGCTGAGCCTGTTCAGAATGCCTTACGCGTTGAAGACGATGGGGTCAGTTTGCCGGCATGCAGTCGGGCGGATGGGTGAAGAAGAGCAGACCTTCATCCCCGAATCCGAATGGCCCAAAGTGACGCGAGACGCGCGCGTCTGGCTGGCTATCTATGGGCTTACCGTGGGCACGGCGCTTTTTCTGCAGAGCTGGTTGCCGCTGATGTTTATCGGTCTGCCGACCCTCTATGGCGGTTGGTTGTCCTACCTGTTCGGCCTTTCGCAGCACGTCGGCCTGGCGGAAGACGTACTCGATCACCGCAGCAACTGCCGCACGATTTACATGAACCGACTGCTGCGTTTCCTGTACCTCGACATGAACTATCACCTGGAACATCACATGTATCCGATGGTGCCTTTTCATGCGCTGGCGCAGCTTCACGAAGAGATCCGCCGCGACTGCCCGCCGCCTTACGGCAGCCTGTCCGAGGCCTTCAAGGAAATCATCCCGACTATCTGGAGGCAGCGCAAAGACCCGAGCCATTTCGTCTGTCGTCCTTTGCCACAACGCGCAGCATCGGCCTCCACCGTCCAGGCAGAGCCTGAAGTAACGCCGGCCTGA
- a CDS encoding substrate-binding domain-containing protein, with translation MNNKKRPTIATVAEHARLSVATVDRVLNARAPVNPATAEQVFQAAEAVGYFAARLIGQRIRERRPSYRFGILLLGTAQAFYANVASAITEAAQRQAGANLSCQFEYVFDRTPSAIIAQIEQLAVQCDGLAVVSFAHPLINAAIAQIRAAGVPVIALLSDIHEAAEEPYIGQDNHEVGRTMGWLLAHTCGARKGSVGVLLGGHRFLGHQARVEGLRSYLAERAPGLRLLEAVINLDNCDVTEEATLELIARHADLRGLCVVGGGGDGIIRALSQLPKRPSLCCILQESTELSRQALDQGLIDLVIDSQPRLLAAALVDLLVELQTTPDFDPLRHRVHIPLQIITSENARGCVRW, from the coding sequence ATGAACAACAAAAAACGCCCCACCATCGCCACCGTTGCCGAGCACGCTCGCTTGAGTGTCGCCACCGTGGACCGGGTGCTCAACGCCCGGGCTCCGGTCAACCCGGCCACCGCCGAGCAGGTGTTCCAGGCCGCCGAAGCCGTCGGTTATTTCGCCGCCCGGCTGATCGGCCAACGCATTCGCGAACGTCGTCCCAGCTATCGATTCGGCATCCTGTTACTCGGTACCGCCCAGGCGTTCTATGCCAACGTTGCCTCCGCCATCACCGAGGCAGCGCAGCGTCAGGCCGGCGCCAATCTGAGCTGCCAGTTCGAATACGTCTTCGATCGCACACCCAGCGCGATCATTGCCCAGATCGAACAACTGGCCGTGCAGTGTGATGGCCTGGCGGTGGTCAGCTTCGCTCACCCGCTGATCAATGCCGCCATCGCGCAGATCAGAGCCGCAGGCGTGCCGGTGATCGCCCTGCTGTCGGACATCCATGAGGCGGCAGAAGAACCTTACATCGGTCAGGATAATCATGAGGTCGGGCGCACCATGGGTTGGCTGCTGGCTCACACCTGCGGCGCACGCAAGGGCAGCGTCGGCGTATTGCTCGGCGGCCATCGTTTTCTTGGTCATCAGGCTCGGGTCGAGGGGCTGCGCAGTTACCTGGCGGAGCGCGCACCGGGGTTGCGCCTACTCGAAGCGGTGATCAACCTGGACAACTGCGATGTCACCGAAGAGGCGACGCTGGAACTCATCGCGCGCCATGCCGATTTGCGGGGGCTGTGCGTGGTCGGCGGTGGCGGCGACGGCATCATCCGGGCCCTGTCACAGCTGCCGAAACGGCCGTCGCTGTGTTGCATCCTGCAGGAGTCGACCGAGCTGTCTCGACAAGCCCTGGATCAAGGGTTGATCGACCTGGTCATCGACTCCCAGCCGCGATTGCTGGCGGCCGCGCTGGTCGACTTGCTGGTCGAGTTGCAGACCACGCCGGACTTCGATCCGCTCCGGCATCGGGTGCATATCCCGTTGCAGATCATTACCTCAGAGAACGCTCGAGGCTGCGTTCGCTGGTAG
- a CDS encoding sigma-54 interaction domain-containing protein, with product MSMMVNPQVTAFSAQDLDYITALGPASLNEGSIAALEQAWLACLNGRTDRPAGVRQVIWDSWRRSVGTGLDPEDGEYRFVAPAVLAATLAANRTLIAAAAQVMGGLLAYNPRGHINLTDAQGTTLYFCGLDLTPVGSRLLESVQGTNCTGLALAEDRLVYVLAEENFASGLRRRRMHCAAAPIRDAQGRTLAMLTLTAEPGWFHFHTLGTVQAAAEAVSRQMALQSLLEEQQTVLEVLNEGLVVLDEQGCIKALNRYARQLFRVGQDLLGSPFRRLGQSELTDKILLHGGEGLRDLDCTFELHDRSHLACLVSVCPLEQGGRIVSLRENRRIREITRRVIGTQASYTFETIQGNSRAIQDALRLGRIASRSESTTLILGESGTGKELFAQAIHNASERCDGPFVAVNCGAIPRDLVQSELFGHVEGAFTGSARGGSAGKFELADGGTIFLDEIGDMSFDAQVSLLRVLQEGEVTRVGAKKSQQVDVRIIAATHRNLSQAVANGAFREDLYYRLNVLNLTVPPLRMRREDVPLLARHFLGRCARSLRKSVQGISPEALDILSAYSWPGNVRELENTIERATNLAMTEMIQPGDLPLEIKQRLRPSVPGSVPEPRAALDLGTHEMNAIIAALRDARGNIRLAARQLNVSRGGLYNKMNRFGLSADAFRASTDL from the coding sequence ATGTCGATGATGGTCAACCCACAGGTAACAGCCTTCAGCGCGCAAGACCTCGATTACATCACCGCTCTCGGCCCCGCGTCGTTGAACGAAGGCTCGATCGCCGCGCTGGAACAGGCCTGGCTGGCGTGTCTGAACGGGCGCACCGATCGACCTGCCGGGGTCAGGCAGGTGATTTGGGATTCCTGGCGGCGCAGCGTCGGCACCGGCCTCGATCCTGAGGATGGCGAATATCGATTTGTTGCTCCTGCCGTTCTGGCCGCGACGCTGGCGGCCAATCGCACGTTGATTGCAGCGGCGGCGCAGGTCATGGGGGGATTGCTGGCCTACAACCCCAGGGGCCATATCAACCTGACCGATGCTCAAGGCACGACCCTGTATTTCTGTGGTCTGGACCTCACACCGGTGGGCAGCCGATTGCTGGAGTCGGTGCAGGGCACCAACTGCACGGGGCTGGCGCTTGCCGAAGATCGCTTGGTGTATGTGCTGGCCGAGGAAAACTTCGCCAGCGGCTTGCGTCGACGGCGCATGCACTGCGCCGCCGCGCCGATCAGGGATGCGCAGGGCAGGACGCTCGCCATGCTGACCCTGACCGCTGAGCCGGGCTGGTTTCATTTTCATACGCTGGGCACCGTCCAGGCCGCGGCCGAAGCGGTCTCGCGGCAGATGGCGCTGCAGAGCCTGCTGGAAGAACAACAAACCGTGCTTGAAGTGCTCAACGAGGGACTGGTGGTGCTGGATGAGCAGGGCTGCATCAAGGCGCTCAACCGTTATGCCCGGCAATTGTTCCGCGTGGGCCAGGATCTGCTCGGCAGCCCGTTCCGTCGTCTGGGGCAAAGCGAACTGACCGATAAGATTCTGCTGCATGGCGGGGAAGGGCTACGAGATCTGGATTGCACGTTTGAACTGCATGATCGCAGCCATTTGGCGTGTCTGGTGTCGGTGTGCCCGCTGGAGCAGGGTGGGCGGATTGTTTCGTTGCGTGAGAACCGGCGCATCCGCGAAATTACGCGCCGGGTCATCGGCACTCAAGCCAGCTACACCTTCGAGACCATTCAAGGTAATTCGCGAGCGATACAAGACGCCTTGCGCCTGGGACGGATCGCCAGTCGCAGTGAATCGACCACGCTGATTCTGGGTGAGAGCGGTACCGGCAAGGAGCTGTTCGCCCAGGCGATCCATAACGCCAGCGAGCGTTGCGACGGTCCTTTCGTGGCGGTCAATTGCGGAGCCATTCCGCGCGATCTGGTGCAAAGCGAACTGTTTGGTCATGTCGAGGGCGCCTTCACCGGATCGGCTCGCGGCGGATCTGCCGGGAAGTTTGAGTTGGCCGATGGCGGAACGATCTTCCTCGACGAAATCGGCGACATGTCTTTCGATGCCCAGGTCAGTCTGCTACGGGTCTTGCAGGAAGGCGAGGTGACGCGCGTGGGGGCGAAAAAATCGCAGCAGGTGGATGTGCGCATCATCGCCGCCACCCACCGCAACCTGAGCCAGGCGGTGGCCAATGGCGCTTTCCGTGAGGATCTTTACTACCGGCTCAACGTCCTGAACCTGACGGTTCCGCCGCTGCGGATGCGCCGGGAAGATGTGCCCTTGCTGGCGCGACATTTTCTCGGTCGTTGCGCGCGGTCATTGCGCAAATCGGTGCAGGGCATCTCGCCAGAGGCGCTGGATATTCTTTCGGCCTACAGCTGGCCGGGTAATGTTCGGGAGCTTGAAAATACCATCGAGCGCGCAACCAATCTGGCGATGACCGAGATGATCCAGCCGGGTGACCTGCCACTTGAAATCAAGCAAAGGCTGCGGCCATCGGTGCCGGGAAGTGTGCCCGAACCCCGGGCTGCGCTGGACCTTGGCACCCATGAAATGAACGCGATCATCGCCGCCCTCAGGGATGCCCGAGGCAACATCCGCCTGGCCGCCCGGCAACTGAACGTTTCTCGTGGCGGCTTGTACAACAAGATGAATCGGTTCGGGCTGAGCGCCGATGCTTTTCGTGCGAGCACCGACCTCTGA